One Dromiciops gliroides isolate mDroGli1 chromosome 3, mDroGli1.pri, whole genome shotgun sequence DNA segment encodes these proteins:
- the LOC122748255 gene encoding CD177 antigen-like, producing the protein MAGRLCLQAVLCHLWLCLSRTAELRCHLMPLTQLGPGPSPSPSPGPASDVLKCEELEVCYHTLLRVRTGPVVTAFRSKGCTLPGLQTSGMSWYRQPPEVSIALYNHMCSEDLCNDDQSAASLWNVADNPRRLNRSALAPGDLRCPACAAVGSCPEDPPLTPCPEETRCYRGVLELLTGNSSLPLAVWGCGSWADCSLLDGFWTPGPIAMRETCDKSDAQDLSGRWTVRDGSLVCCCVKSWEQEQRRRAVRQFKAEDQQKEKFEEMERKPIAWGSIVIGMNDLARLGWRRLEAEPQMPPGSNALEMAVVSALRLRMELQGIIIATKGCFRDSVQEPTVVKYTQPPGVAATSYTHFCSTDFCNNYTDPRPLTEPPKGAVSPHQEGLMCPTCISLGPCIPGSPVMHCPKHTLSCYSGTIMIKGGGIWTPVDVEGCMGEINCRLLNRTHTIGPLELRELCDRSSLFDNFRMDRGSCILPAPVWALGLGSLLIL; encoded by the exons ATGGCGGGGAGGCTGTGTCTGCAGGCCGTGCTCTGCCACTTGTGGCTCTGCCTCAGCC GCACGGCCGAGCTGCGCTGCCACCTGATGCCGCTTACCCAGCTGGGCCccggccccagccccagccccagccccggcCCGGCCTCGGACGTGCTGAAGTGCGAGGAGCTGGAAGTGTGCTACCACACGCTGCTGCGCGTGCGCACGG gccccGTGGTCACAGCGTTCCGCAGCAAGGGCTGCACCCTGCCGGGCCTGCAGACCTCGGGGATGTCCTGGTACCGGCAGCCCCCCGAAGTGAGCATCGCCCTCTACAACCACATGTGCTCCGAGGATCTGTGCAACGATGACCAGAGCGCGGCCTCCCTCTGGAACGTGGCGG ATAACCCCAGAAGACTCAACCGCAGCGCCTTGGCGCCCGGGGACCTCCGGTGTCCGGCCTGCGCCGCCGTGGGATCCTGTCCTGAAGACCCGCCCCTCACCCCCTGCCCCGAGGAGACCCGCTGCTACCGGGGCGTCCTCGAGCTCCTGACCG GCAACTCCTCCCTGCCCCTGGCCGTGTGGGGCTGCGGGTCCTGGGCCGACTGCAGCCTGCTGGACGGCTTCTGGACGCCTGGGCCCATCGCCATGAGGGAGACTTGTGACAAGAGCGACGCGCAGGACCTGTCCGGCCGCTGGACTGTGAGGGACG GTAGCCTAGTGTGTTGCTGCGTCAAAAG TTGGGAGCAGGAGCAGAGAAGGCGGGCGGTGAGACAGTTTAAGGCTGAGGATCAGCAGAAGGAGAAG TTTGAGGAGATGGAGAGGAAACCAATAGCCTGGGGCTCGATTGTCATTGGCATGAATGACTTGGCCAGGCTGGGCTGGAGAAGACTGGAAGCAGAGCCCCAGATGCCTCCAGGAAGTAATGCCCTGGAGATGGCGGTGGTGAGCGCACTGAGGCTCCGAATGG AACTGCAGGGGATTATCATAGCCACCAAAGGCTGCTTCCGTGACAGTGTGCAGGAGCCCACGGTTGTCAAGTACACGCAGCCCCCGGGTGTGGCAGCCACTTCGTACACACACTTCTGCTCCACTGATTTCTGTAACAATTACACAGACCCAAGACCGCTGACAGAGCCCCCGAAAGGGGCAG tCAGCCCCCACCAAGAGGGCCTCATGTGTCCTACCTGTATCTCTCTGGGGCCCTGCATCCCTGGCTCACCTGTCATGCACTGCCCCAAGCACACCCTCTCCTGTTATAGCGGGACCATCATGATCAAGGGAG gagGCATCTGGACCCCTGTGGATGTGGAGGGCTGCATGGGTGAGATCAACTGCCGACTGCTGAACAGGACCCACACGATCGGGCCCCTGGAGCTGAGAGAGCTGTGTGACAGGAGCAGCTTGTTTGACAACTTTAGGATGGACCGTGGCAGCTGCATCCTCCCTGCCCCTGTATGGGCTCTGGGCCTGGGCTCCCTGCTGATCCTGTAG